The genomic DNA TGTCAGATCTCCGCTTAAAGTGAAGGATACTTTTCCGGATCTAGGTAGGCAATCCACGTATTTCCATTTCACAGGTTCATCTACTGAAACAGTTAATGTGAAATTTTTCTCCACATGGACTACTTGTAATGAACCCGCACTCCAGAGACGATACCAGGATAATGGATTCGAGTCGCTTCTATCCGCACCGTATTGCATAGAACTTAAGGAAGAAACTTGGTGAGAGAAGATGAGATCTCCGCCAGAGTAACCTTCTCTCAAAACGGAAACATCTTGGGAGTAAGAAGAAATTCCAGGAGAAGCTCCGGTCAGAATATTATTCCAAGTTAAAGAGTAAGCTTGATTGGTGGTTGGAGATCCTGCAGCGTAAGAAATTGGCGCACCTGTTCCGGTGACTTTTACTGAAATTCCTTGGAATGAATTTTGGATCGTACGATTTACTCCGATTTTTAAATTCGTACCGTTTTGTACAAAGGGAGAAGAACCGGAAAGATTACTCCAAACGTTTTCGGTCAACCCATCGATCACCCAATTGCTGAAAGGTAAAAATCTACAATTCCCAAATTCTTTAGAAACTATGAAAGAAGAAGAAGGATCGTTTCCATTCAAAATATAATCCAAAAAGTCATACGCATTTGCGTCGGTGGAAGCTACTTGTCTGGAATAATTTCCTCCACCCCAACAATTGAATGAAAAATTATAAGCTTCTAATTCTCCGAAATCAGGTCCTTTATTCCAAATACGATGTCCTAAAGAGCTAATCCTTTCCGGCCAAGTAATACGATTTCCTTGGATTGCAACAGATGCACCTTCTCCGCTTAAGCCTTCCATGGATCCTGATACTGGATCCATGGCAGAGGTTAATGCCTCGGCAATTTGGTCCCTGTTGGTAAGTAGAGATAAAGCGATCATATCGTTTGTTTTGGAACTTTTATCTTCCTGTGAGCAATAAAATAGGAAAAATACTGAGATAAGGATGGATATAAATACTCGAGAATAGGGGAGAAAATGATTCGAAAACATATAGAATACTCTGAGAAAACAGGTAAAAAACCTGGCTTCCCATATAAATTAACCTATAAGACTGTATGTTTTTGCGTAAAACCTTATTTCTTTCCTGCAAAATTCGGGTTTTTGAGCAAAAAAAATGGTTCAAAGAATAGTTTGCTTGCTAGGTTCCAAAGGAGACTAAATATAACCGATTTCAATAGAAACGTTAAGGGGTTAATCTAAAATGAAAAAATCACTCGTTTTGTTTGTCGTTTTGGCGGCGTTTTTAGTTGGCGAATCTACATTTGCTGACGCGCTTCCTGTAGTCGGAAAATGGAAAACCATTGATGACGAAGACGGTAAAGAAAAGTCCGTAGTAGAACTCTACGAACAAGGCGGCAAAATTTACGGTAAAATTGCTAGCTTAAGAGATCCTTTGGATAAAGACGGCAAACCGAAAGTTTGTACCAAATGTGAAGGTGCAGATAAAGACAAACCGGTTATCGGTCTTGTTATCATCAAAGGTTTGAGCCTGGACGATGACGAATATACCGGAGGAACCATCATGGATCCTAACAACGGTAAAACATATAAATGTAAATTAAAAGCCACTGATGGTGGTGCTAAATTGAACGTTAGAGGGTTTATCGGTTTTGCTTTGATCGGTAGAACTCAGACTTGGCTTAAAAAATAAAATTCCAAGCAGCGGGGAGGTTCCTCCCCGTTTTATTTCTATTTAACGAGGTGATTTTATGAAGAGGACGGGCGCAATATTCTTATTCGCTTTATTCTTTGCGGGAGCATTCAGTCTTTCCGCTGACCCAGCTCCTGTTACTGGAGTCTGGAGAACATTCAACGATGCAGGAACCAAAGAAGAATCTACGGTTGAGATCTATGAGAAGGACGGAAAGATTTTCGGAAAAATCCTGAGTCTTATCGATCCAAACGACAAAGATGGAAAACCGGCTCGTTGCACAGAATGTGACGGACCTGAAAAAGATAAACCTATCTTGGGAATGGTTATCATCAAAGGATTAAGCGCTGATGGAGAAAAATGGACCGGCGGACGTATCTTAGATCCAAACGACGGAACCTGGTACAAATGCAGCCTGAAAGTTACCGAGGGTGGAAAGAAGTTAGAAGTCCGAGGTTATATAGGATTTTCCTTGATAGGCCGTTCTCAATTCTGGCAGAAAAAATAATCTGAAGATTATCCGATTCGGGGAAGGGTACTTGCTTTTTCCCGACTCAGATGTTTTCTTTCTTTATAAGTTTATAAATATTCCTTTCAATAACTGAATTCTTTCTTTTCTTTCCGATTCACTTTCCGAAATTTAAACTGTGACGGGCTTCTTTCGAGTCTTTCTACTCGGCTTCTTATTTTATTCTACTATAGTTTCCTGTTCTATTCTTAGGGAAACTATTCCATCTAGACCATTAAATGACGGATCAATCTCGGTCCTTCTGAAAATCGATAAAAACGCCAGGGAAGAATTTGAGAAGGTTACTTCTTGGGAAGTTCCTTATACTTTTATAGAGAAGGATTATAGTTATGCGGTGGTCCACAGGGAAAAACTAAAAGCGTATGGTTTTCCTAAAGAAGGGATCAATATTGTGAAGGGAATGCCTTTCAAATATTATTCGGGAAATTACCAAGATTCCTTATCGGAATCCATTTTTGCATTAGCAGATATTAAAAAAGGTTATAAGGATAATATATTAAATTCTCATTATTTATATTGGGTGCATCGTCTTTTCCCAAAACATTCCCAGTATAAGATAATCGGAAAATCGAGTAGGGGAAGAGAAATACCGGCGATCTTACTTACCGATGCGAATGTCTCAGATGAAGATAAAATTTCCGTTCTATTCAATTGCGCTCATCATTCCAATGAAGTTGTTTCCGTAGAACACTGTTATGATGTGATCTACGAACTTTTAGCTCATAAGAAGAAGTATGGAGATTTGTTTGCAAAGTTGAAGATCTGGGTGGTTCCGATCGTGAACCCGGACGGTTCTCGTGTATTCTGGCATGAGAATATGTCTATGGGAAGAAAGAACGGATATCCTGGTTGGGGACAAGTCACTGAAAAGGATAATCAAGGAGTGGATATCAATCGTAACTATCCGTTCTTCTGGGGAAAAACAAAATCGAATCATACTTCTTCCGTATCCAATAGTATATTTTTCAGAGGACCTTATCCGGGTTCCGAGCCTGAGACACAAGCAATGATGAATTTAGCGGAGAAGGAGAGGTTTGCTGCTTCTATCAGTTATCATGCATTTGCGAATTGTATTTTAGTTCCATACACGATAGACGGAACTTCTAATCCGGAGCCGGACCTGGTTTGGAGTTTGGGTAAAAGGATCGCTTCTTCCGTAGAAAGCAAAAATCCGAACCATAATTTTAGCGCTAAAAAAAATATCTATGGTGTGGATGGAGTAGACCAAGATTATTATTTCTTTAAGTACGGCACTCTTGCTTATTTATTGGAATCTTCTCATTTGAATCCTCCGTATTCGGATGTTCCTAAAATTGTAGAATCTTTGAGACCTGCTTGGATGATCCTCTTGGAAGAAATTGCGGACGGAAGTAAACTTTACTTCAAGATCAAAGACGAGCATGGAAATCCGATAGCAGCAAATATCAAATATGATAAGGTCCTTTTTTATCATGGAGAAGTTAGGACTTCTCGTAAAGAAGACGGAATGTTCTTCCAATCATTTCCGGGTATTCGCGGAATTAAGTTAAAAGTTGAAAAAGAAGGATACGAAACAGTCAACTGGGAAGGAACCACATGGAGATTCTGGAAAGCTGTGGATATAGTTCTAAAGAAGAAAGTTCCGGCCCAATGAGATTATGAACCGATATAAAAACGAGGCCGCCTTAATCTTTTGCACCTTGATCTGGGGTGGAACCTTCTCAGCTACAAAACTAAGTTTAGTTTCTATTTCTTCTTGTTTGTTTATAGGGATCCGATTTGCGATCGCCACATTTGTTTTTGTACTTTATATTCTTCTTAAGAACCGAAAGAACCCTATATCTTATCCGGATTGGAAAACAAACAAGTCCCTATACTTCTTGGCGTTTTTATTGGGCTTTTGGATGTTTATGGGATTTGCATTCGAGACAGTAGGTTTAAAATACACAACCGCTACTAAGTCCGGATTTTTGACCGGGACCTTAGTAGTTATTACTCCGATCTTACAAACTTTATTCTTAAAACGGATGCCCAGCTCAGGGAATTTATTGGGAGTGATCGTAGTAATGTTCGGTCTATTCTTCCTTTCCGCAGAATCAGTAGGAGAAGATCATAAATTAGTAATATCCTATCATTTAGGAGATGTTCTTACTTTAGGTGGAGCATTTTTCTTTTCCTTATACATTATCTATGTGGATAAGGCGAGCAAGTCCTGTCCTTTGGATATTCTTCTTCTGTCTCAGACACTAGTAACTAGCGTATTCGCTTTTCTTTTAGCATTTATTTTACATTGGACAGAATTTGAACCTTTGTTTATCAAAATGGATTCCAGAGTAATGCCTGCGTTATTTTACAATGGTTTGATCTCTTCCGTTGGAACCACATTCTTGCAAACAAAATACCAAAAGGGAATTTCTCCTACGAGAGCGGGCTTGATCTTTTCTTTGGAGCCGGTATTCTCCGCTATTCTTGCCTATTTCACTTTGGAGGAAAGATTAGATACAACAGGTTTGATCGGATGTAGTTTTGTGCTCACCGGTGTTCTGTTAGCTGAACTATTGGGTAGAGAAAAAAAGTTTTAAACCTTAATTTTGTTGGATCGGATTTTCGGAACTTAAGTCCTGGGCGGGAATAGGGATCTTTGCTTTAATTGCGGCTTCTCTTGTTTTAGGATCTAATCTAAAAAGTTTTTTGATAGCGATATCCTGCCAATAGCGAGATCGATTTTCTTTGATAAATCTTTTTAGAAAATGGATCTCCGCTCCTTTTGCGTTTATTTCCTCTTTCCCATAAAATTTATTTTTGAGATCGGAAGTGAGATCCGGATTTTCTTTCAGATAAGTATCTATATTTGTCAGGACATAAGTTCCTGTATAAGGACCACCGAAGGAGAAATTTATACCTTTTGGATGGGCGATAAAATTTCCTAGAAAGCGGATCTCTAATCCTCCCGGATTGTAAAAAGAAAATTTAGATTTTTCTAATGGGTCGTATTCTATCCAAATGGACTGATCATGCGATACTGTGTAGGTATGGACTTGCACATGCCCATATTTGTCTACTGTGGTATAAGTGTGTGTGGTTGTATAAGTATAAGAAGCTTTGTCCAATATTAAAGACTGATTTTGAGGAAGCCTGGAAATTGCGAAATATTTAGGGGCAGCATTCTCTGATTTTCCCATTAGTAATTTTTGGACCCATAAAAATCTGTAATTTCCTTCTCCTTCCATTTCTTTGCCTGGATCTGCTAAATTGATCCTAAAGTCGTTTCCTGAAACGGAAGAAATATAAGTTTCTTTTGGAACGGATTCAGCTAAGCCTTTGAATATCCCATTTGAGATACCGCCTTGGGCAACAATGAGTCCGAAAGCGACTAAACCTTCTTTACCAGGAGCAGGCTCTTCCAATACTGGAAATGTTTTTAGGCAGCCTAAACATAGGAAGGATACACTTAGTACAAGTAACGATCTAAATCTCCAATCCATTGTTTCCATTTTAAAGGATAGCATTACTTATTCAATCTGTTTTGTTAGTTGACTCGGATCGGATTGAGAGAAGGAATATTCTTCATTATATTGCATGAAGCGAAACATACGGACAAAATATTATTTCATACTCCTGATCAGCATTTTATTTCCGATCTCCAATTTCGCTTCTCCGGCAAAGGCGGACCTGGACGAGGATGTTCTAAAAGAGATCCGAGATCATTATGATTCAGGACAAAAGGCAAACAAGTTCGATAGAGACTTAGGTGTTCCTAAAAGTCCTAAGGCCAGATTTTTTTCCATACAACCTGGAGGAAGTTACGATTTTATTTCCGACTTGGATATCAGCGGAAGAGGAAAATCCGCAGCTATGACCACGGAGTCCCAACAACCGAATTTTTTTTTCGATATCAGAAGTAAGGATTTAAAGATCAACGAGGCGTTCGGGGTACAACTTCTATTCCATTCTGCCAGAAAAGAATTTGATAAACAATCCACTTCTAACTCTACCTCGAATTCGAGTTCTTCTTCCGATTCGAGTTCTTCTTCTTCCGGAAGTAGTAGTTCCGGGGAGAGTAATAAAAATACGGCCACTGCAGATCTGGGAACGAATGTCAAAGTAGATTACAATTATATAATACCCACATTCTATTGGGGAAATCCGGAGGTGGATGGATTTCGGATGGGAGTCGGCTTCGGACTAGCGGATATTAAAATGAGAGGGAATATTGATTTTAGAGATCCGGGAGAAACGATCGGAAAAATGTACGGAGCAATGGGTGATAGAGATACATTTTTGAATACGTTGAGTTTTATACAATTGAGTTCCGGCCTCGTGGATCTGAGACGGGGAGATCCTATATTCAATTACCTTTTATTAAATTTAAGCCAAGGAAACAATTTGGAATTGATGGGAGCTTATCTTGCCAGCCAAGGTACCCATTTTTCAACGGATTTACTTTCACTTTTAGTTTATACAAACTTGCAGGATAAATATAATGCTCTAGAATTATTGGCTTTGACCGCATTGACCAGAACCGGTATTAATGCGAAGGACAAACAAGTTTTCGCTTACATGATCTATGTAGAGACTCCTAAATTCGGGTTTGTAAAAGCCAGGCTTAGTTGGCATGGACCGTTGTTCAAGGATTCAGGTTATACGATCCATATGAGCACACTTGAACTTGCTTTGATGGTCCCAATCGACTTTTAATTCTTCTAAATTAGATCCACATAATATCCCTGCTTGACACTCGGTCGATTTGAAGCGATTTTGGGCCAAAAACAAAAACCGCCTAACCGAGGAATAATGAATAGAAATTTGGAATTGGAGCGTCAAGGGGAAGTTGCAGCAAACTATCTGCGGATTTTTTTAACTATAGTTTTTATTTTCGGGACAGCATTCGGACTGGTTTGGAGGAGTGGGATCCAAGCGGTTTTAGGTTACTATATAGGCGGGATCGTAGCATATTCCTTTATTATCTTCTTTTCCATTTTTGTAATGAAGTTTTTCGGCTACAAACCTTGGTTGAAATATGCTACAGTGTTCATGGAATTTATAGGTTACGCAATTGTGCAGGCCGGATATTTCGGAACAGAGGACCAATGGAAACCGAATGGGATCTTGAGTCCTGCTAATTACGGAATTTATTTTTTAATCTTATCCGGGACCATCTTCAGGTTCAATCCTAGATTCACTTTTATCACTTCCACTGTTCTTGCGGTTCAATTCACCGCAATGGCGATGGCACTCACCATTCTGAATCCTCAACTTCTTACCATGGGTTATGAAGGAATGATCCGATTAAGGTCTCCTCTCGTAATTTTGATGGGAGTCTTTTTATTCGCATTCGGAGTCACTATCTCTTACGCAACCAAGTTTGTAAGAAGATTGGTAGAAGAAGCGCAAAGCGCAGAAGAAAGAGCGATCCGAAATTATACCTCCGCGAAAGAGATCTTACAAAGTTCAGAAACAGTCGCCGAAGAACTTCGCAAATCTTTAATAGATGTAGAAGATGTTGCCAGGGCAAACGAGGACAGCAGTCGCGATCTAGCAAGCATGGTAGAAGAAACATCCGCTACTCTGGAAGAGATGGGAGCAAGTATAGAATCCATAGCAAAGATGGCGGAACAGCAGGACGAATTCGGGGACGATACTTCTTCTTCCATAGACAAATGGAAAGATCAGATGGTCAGAGTGTTCGAGGCAGTATCCTTTGCTAGAAGTTTGGGCGAAGGTTCAGCAGCCACCGCGATCGAAGGGGAGGGCACAGTTCGAGTCGCGTTGGACGTATTCTCTCAATTTAAGGGTACGGTCCAAGAAGTGAGTAAGATTTTAGGAGTGATCCAAGATCTTGCGGGAAAAACAAATTTACTTTCTTTGAATGCAGCTATTGAAGCGGCAAGGGCCGGAGAAGCGGGAAAAGGATTCTCTGTCGTTGCAGAAGAAGTAAGCAAACTTGCAGATTCTTCTTCCAGAAATGCAAAGGAGATCGTAAAACAGATAGGCGCCTTGGGAGATGCTTCCGATACAAGTTCCGAAAAGTTCGGAGAGTTGGTCCAGGCATTCCGTGAATTGACCTCAGGGATCGGTTCTATCGGAGAGGCGCTGGCCCAGGTTGGAGATTCCGTAGACAAACAAAAAAGTCTTTCTACTGAAGTGGAAGATAAGAACAAACATATACGCGATCTTGCTAAAGAAATGAAAAATTCTACATTAGAACAATCGAATGGAACCAAGCAGATCCTGAACGGGATAGAATATTTGAGTAAAAGATCCATGGAAATGTCCGAGATCACCGAAAAACTCAGAACAAGTTTAGAGAGATTAAAAGTTACTTCTCAGTCTTTAACAAAAACATTGGAAGCTACTAAATTACATTAAGGATCTCTAAAGCGGACAAAGGAAATTTCATACGTCCTTTGATTGATGATCAATGTAAAGGGACGTATGACTTTTAAATAGATCCGAGTTTCACTTCGGAGCGGTCTTCCCACTCGAGATTGCTATCCGGTTCCATGAATTGATCGTGTTGATCACTACGATCAATGCGATAATATCCTTTTCTTCAAACTGAGCTCGAACCCTTGCATACAGATCGTCCGGGACCCCGTGCTCCGAAATTTTAGTCACATATTCCGTTAATTCCAAAGCAACTCTTTCTTTTTCAGTATAATAAGGAGCCTCTCTCCAAGCGTTTAAAAGATAGATCCTTCTTTCTTCTTCTCCTAATTTTCTGGCATCCACAGTATGCATGTTAATACAAAAAGCGCA from Leptospira hartskeerlii includes the following:
- a CDS encoding DMT family transporter, whose product is MNRYKNEAALIFCTLIWGGTFSATKLSLVSISSCLFIGIRFAIATFVFVLYILLKNRKNPISYPDWKTNKSLYFLAFLLGFWMFMGFAFETVGLKYTTATKSGFLTGTLVVITPILQTLFLKRMPSSGNLLGVIVVMFGLFFLSAESVGEDHKLVISYHLGDVLTLGGAFFFSLYIIYVDKASKSCPLDILLLSQTLVTSVFAFLLAFILHWTEFEPLFIKMDSRVMPALFYNGLISSVGTTFLQTKYQKGISPTRAGLIFSLEPVFSAILAYFTLEERLDTTGLIGCSFVLTGVLLAELLGREKKF
- a CDS encoding M14 family zinc carboxypeptidase, translated to MTGFFRVFLLGFLFYSTIVSCSILRETIPSRPLNDGSISVLLKIDKNAREEFEKVTSWEVPYTFIEKDYSYAVVHREKLKAYGFPKEGINIVKGMPFKYYSGNYQDSLSESIFALADIKKGYKDNILNSHYLYWVHRLFPKHSQYKIIGKSSRGREIPAILLTDANVSDEDKISVLFNCAHHSNEVVSVEHCYDVIYELLAHKKKYGDLFAKLKIWVVPIVNPDGSRVFWHENMSMGRKNGYPGWGQVTEKDNQGVDINRNYPFFWGKTKSNHTSSVSNSIFFRGPYPGSEPETQAMMNLAEKERFAASISYHAFANCILVPYTIDGTSNPEPDLVWSLGKRIASSVESKNPNHNFSAKKNIYGVDGVDQDYYFFKYGTLAYLLESSHLNPPYSDVPKIVESLRPAWMILLEEIADGSKLYFKIKDEHGNPIAANIKYDKVLFYHGEVRTSRKEDGMFFQSFPGIRGIKLKVEKEGYETVNWEGTTWRFWKAVDIVLKKKVPAQ
- a CDS encoding carboxymuconolactone decarboxylase family protein, coding for MNIRFDYAKVNPQVLEKMLEMENFAKSLGIETKLYELIKIRASQINGCAFCINMHTVDARKLGEEERRIYLLNAWREAPYYTEKERVALELTEYVTKISEHGVPDDLYARVRAQFEEKDIIALIVVINTINSWNRIAISSGKTAPK
- a CDS encoding DUF2147 domain-containing protein; its protein translation is MKRTGAIFLFALFFAGAFSLSADPAPVTGVWRTFNDAGTKEESTVEIYEKDGKIFGKILSLIDPNDKDGKPARCTECDGPEKDKPILGMVIIKGLSADGEKWTGGRILDPNDGTWYKCSLKVTEGGKKLEVRGYIGFSLIGRSQFWQKK
- a CDS encoding DUF2147 domain-containing protein, which codes for MKKSLVLFVVLAAFLVGESTFADALPVVGKWKTIDDEDGKEKSVVELYEQGGKIYGKIASLRDPLDKDGKPKVCTKCEGADKDKPVIGLVIIKGLSLDDDEYTGGTIMDPNNGKTYKCKLKATDGGAKLNVRGFIGFALIGRTQTWLKK
- a CDS encoding methyl-accepting chemotaxis protein encodes the protein MNRNLELERQGEVAANYLRIFLTIVFIFGTAFGLVWRSGIQAVLGYYIGGIVAYSFIIFFSIFVMKFFGYKPWLKYATVFMEFIGYAIVQAGYFGTEDQWKPNGILSPANYGIYFLILSGTIFRFNPRFTFITSTVLAVQFTAMAMALTILNPQLLTMGYEGMIRLRSPLVILMGVFLFAFGVTISYATKFVRRLVEEAQSAEERAIRNYTSAKEILQSSETVAEELRKSLIDVEDVARANEDSSRDLASMVEETSATLEEMGASIESIAKMAEQQDEFGDDTSSSIDKWKDQMVRVFEAVSFARSLGEGSAATAIEGEGTVRVALDVFSQFKGTVQEVSKILGVIQDLAGKTNLLSLNAAIEAARAGEAGKGFSVVAEEVSKLADSSSRNAKEIVKQIGALGDASDTSSEKFGELVQAFRELTSGIGSIGEALAQVGDSVDKQKSLSTEVEDKNKHIRDLAKEMKNSTLEQSNGTKQILNGIEYLSKRSMEMSEITEKLRTSLERLKVTSQSLTKTLEATKLH